A genomic window from Scatophagus argus isolate fScaArg1 chromosome 17, fScaArg1.pri, whole genome shotgun sequence includes:
- the LOC124074905 gene encoding tubulin beta chain-like, with product MVGRNDSLFFFSQFFLYSPGQSGAGNNWAKGHYTERTELVDSVLDVVRKEAKSCECLQGFQLTRSLGGGTGSGMGTLLISKIREEYPDRIMNTFSVVPSPKVSDTVVEPHNATLSVHQLVENTDETYCMDNEALYSILHSPTVFEKMKTYLT from the exons ATGGTG GGAAGAAAtgatagtttgttttttttttcacaattttttttatattcccCAGGTCAAAGTGGAGCAGGAAACAACTGGGCCAAAGGTCActacacagagaggacagagctgGTGGATTCGGTCCTGGATGTGGTGAGAAAAGAGGCCAAGAGCTGCGAGTGTCTGCAGGGATTCCAGCTCACACGCTCCCTGGGAGGAGGAACCGGTTCAGGCATGGGCACCCTGCTCATCAGCAAGATCAGAGAGGAATACCCCGACCGCATCATGAACACCTTCAGTGTGGTGCCCTCTCCTAAG gTATCAGACACGGTTGTCGAGCCGCACAACGCCACACTGTCAGTCCACCAGCTGGTAGAAAACACAGACGAGACCTACTGCATGGACAACGAAgcattatacagtattttacattCACCGACAgtatttgaaaaaatgaaaacttatcTCACTTAG
- the LOC124074671 gene encoding major histocompatibility complex class I-related gene protein-like isoform X2 produces METLVFVVLLGTGPHVAVAVKHSLKYFYTVSSGLPNIPEFVGVGSVDDVLLGSCDSDKKTPEAKQDCVEKQLQSDLQQFELYNQQCLKILPNFFKATIHTLTQRFNQSGGVHVLQVMSGCEWDDETGEIDGLVQYGYDGEDLISFDLKTLTWITPKPQAVSIKLNWDADKARIKNIEIRLTQIYPQWLKTYLAYGNSSLLRTDLPSVSLLQKTPSSPVSCHATGFYPERATLSWRKDGEELHEDVELGEILPNHDGTFQMSAELKLSSVTPEDWSRYTCVFELSGVKEEIVTKLDKADIRTNEVPPSEFPTGAVVGVVVGLLLTLCICGLLMWRRNRTGFSEDWRRTSVMLLWIKTVIT; encoded by the exons ATGGAGACCCTGGTCTTCGTGGTCCTCCTGGGAACAGGTCCACATGTGGCGGTGGCAG tcaaacactccctgaagtatttctacactgtgtcTTCTGGACTCCCAAACATCCCGGAGTTTGTTGGCGTCGGTTCTGTTGATGATGTTCTTTTGGGTTCCTGCGACTCCGACAAAAAGACACCAGAAGCCAAACAGGACTGTGTGGAAAAGCAGTTGCAATCCGATCTTCAGCAATTTGAGTTGTACAACCAACAGTGTTTGAAAATTCTGCCCAACTTCTTTAAAGCCACGATTCATACGTTGACGCAGCGCTTCAACCAGAGTGGAG gtgtccATGTTTTGCAGGTCATGAGTGGCTGTGAGTGGGATGATGAGACTGGAGAGATTGATGGACTTGTACAGTACGGTTATGATGGAGAAGATTTGATATCATTTGACCTGAAGACGTTGACATGGATCACACCAAAACCACAAGCTGTCAGCATCAAACTGAACTGGGATGCCGACAAAGCAAGAATAAAAAACATTGAGATACGCCTCACTCAGATTTACCCTCAGTGGTTGAAGACATATTTGGCTTATGGCAACAGCTCTCTGCTGAGAACAG atcttccctcagtgtctctcctccagaagactccctcctctccagtcagCTGCCACGCTACAGGTTTCTACCCTGAGAGAGCcacactcagctggaggaaagatggagaggagcttCATGAGGACGTGGAGCTCGGAGAGATCCTCCCCAACCACGATGGAACCTTCCAGAtgagtgctgagctgaagctttcatcagtcacacctgaagactggagtaggtacacctgtgtgtttgagctcTCAGGTGTGAAGGAGGAGATCGTCACCAAACTGGACAAAGCAGACATCAGGACCAATGAAG TTCCTCCCTCAGAGTTTCCTACTGGTGCAGTTGTTGGAGTTGTTGTAGGACTTCTGCTGACACTCTGCATCTGTGGACTCCTCATGTGGAGAAGGAACAGAACTG
- the LOC124074671 gene encoding major histocompatibility complex class I-related gene protein-like isoform X1 produces MKHLFLFLLLCHVSSAVKHSLKYFYTVSSGLPNIPEFVGVGSVDDVLLGSCDSDKKTPEAKQDCVEKQLQSDLQQFELYNQQCLKILPNFFKATIHTLTQRFNQSGGVHVLQVMSGCEWDDETGEIDGLVQYGYDGEDLISFDLKTLTWITPKPQAVSIKLNWDADKARIKNIEIRLTQIYPQWLKTYLAYGNSSLLRTDLPSVSLLQKTPSSPVSCHATGFYPERATLSWRKDGEELHEDVELGEILPNHDGTFQMSAELKLSSVTPEDWSRYTCVFELSGVKEEIVTKLDKADIRTNEVPPSEFPTGAVVGVVVGLLLTLCICGLLMWRRNRTGFSEDWRRTSVMLLWIKTVIT; encoded by the exons atgaaacatttatttttgtttcttctcttatgTCACGTTTCATCAGCAG tcaaacactccctgaagtatttctacactgtgtcTTCTGGACTCCCAAACATCCCGGAGTTTGTTGGCGTCGGTTCTGTTGATGATGTTCTTTTGGGTTCCTGCGACTCCGACAAAAAGACACCAGAAGCCAAACAGGACTGTGTGGAAAAGCAGTTGCAATCCGATCTTCAGCAATTTGAGTTGTACAACCAACAGTGTTTGAAAATTCTGCCCAACTTCTTTAAAGCCACGATTCATACGTTGACGCAGCGCTTCAACCAGAGTGGAG gtgtccATGTTTTGCAGGTCATGAGTGGCTGTGAGTGGGATGATGAGACTGGAGAGATTGATGGACTTGTACAGTACGGTTATGATGGAGAAGATTTGATATCATTTGACCTGAAGACGTTGACATGGATCACACCAAAACCACAAGCTGTCAGCATCAAACTGAACTGGGATGCCGACAAAGCAAGAATAAAAAACATTGAGATACGCCTCACTCAGATTTACCCTCAGTGGTTGAAGACATATTTGGCTTATGGCAACAGCTCTCTGCTGAGAACAG atcttccctcagtgtctctcctccagaagactccctcctctccagtcagCTGCCACGCTACAGGTTTCTACCCTGAGAGAGCcacactcagctggaggaaagatggagaggagcttCATGAGGACGTGGAGCTCGGAGAGATCCTCCCCAACCACGATGGAACCTTCCAGAtgagtgctgagctgaagctttcatcagtcacacctgaagactggagtaggtacacctgtgtgtttgagctcTCAGGTGTGAAGGAGGAGATCGTCACCAAACTGGACAAAGCAGACATCAGGACCAATGAAG TTCCTCCCTCAGAGTTTCCTACTGGTGCAGTTGTTGGAGTTGTTGTAGGACTTCTGCTGACACTCTGCATCTGTGGACTCCTCATGTGGAGAAGGAACAGAACTG